In Apium graveolens cultivar Ventura chromosome 10, ASM990537v1, whole genome shotgun sequence, the following are encoded in one genomic region:
- the LOC141689507 gene encoding uncharacterized protein LOC141689507 isoform X1, translated as MSVLRDFESTGELKKVRSSLLMQFLVACYVVCITYADLPNKHLKANIVSPTKLSLVAPDPLLPAETAQPPYYGSLISSAHTPLISSRMPRRLIKEKAVVPHGAGLSPPDIEEISPTQSGDGIIPAGLTQPPLSPYTSNCCGSDMVLKRGTRGCHCVYPIKLDMLLINVSSNPNWNLFLKNFAYQLGLRDSQINPINFYVVTLSNWNISLDITPYKGISFPANEASGINTSLSTHRVHLDPNLVGDYKLLNITWFKYLAPSQAPSVAKPPLEVRPHKPSSPAAPVTSRQGKHPSLILLVGIGAGILIIGIIILLIVCSCTSHKGKKKESPLKTETVKAITSNAIPTGGPVPHPTSTRFLAYEELKEATNNFESSSILGEGGFGKVFKGTLSDGTQVAIKRLTSGGQQGGKEFLVEVEMLSRLHHRNLVKLVGYYSNRDSSQNLLCYELVPNGSLEQWLHGPLGLNCPLDWDTRMKIALDAARGLAYLHEDSQPCVIHRDFKASNILLENNFHAKVADFGLAKQAPEGRVNYLSTRVMGTFGYVAPEYAMTGHLLVKSDVYSYGVVLLELLTGKRPVDMSQPSGQENLVTWSRPMLRDKDRLNELADPRLDGKYPKEDFVRVCTIAAACAAPEANQRPTMGEVVQSLKMVQRATEYQDPVSTSNNRPAIRQSCTTFESDGTSSIFSSGPYSGLSAFDNETISRTAVFSEDLHEGR; from the exons ATGTCGGTGCTTCGTGATTTTGAAAGCACTG GGGAACTAAAAAAAGTTCGATCATCATTATTGATGCAGTTTTTGGTTGCATGTTATGTTGTATGCATCACCTATGCCGACTTGCCTAACAAGCATCTGAAAGCAAATATTGTATCGCCAACTAAACTGTCATTGGTAGCACCTGATCCACTATTGCCTGCAGAAACTGCTCAGCCTCCTTATTACGGTTCACTGATATCCTCTGCTCATACTCCTTTAATAAGCTCACGCATGCCAAGACGTTTAATAAAAGAGAAAGCAGTAGTGCCTCATGGTGCTGGACTGTCACCTCCTGACATAGAAGAGATATCCCCAACTCAATCTGGTGATGGTATTATACCTGCCGGTCTAACTCAGCCACCACTATCGCCATACACCTCCA ACTGTTGCGGTTCAGACATGGTGCTGAAACGAGGGACCCGAGGCTGCCATTGTGTATATCCTATAAAGCTTGATATGCTCCTTATAAATGTTTCCTCCAACCCTAATTGGAATCTTTTCCTAAAAAATTTTGCGTATCAACTTGGTTTGCGGGATTCTCAAATTAATCCAATCAACTTTTATGTCGTAACATTATCAAATTGGAATATATCGTTGGACATAACTCCGTATAAGGGGATCAGTTTTCCTGCCAATGAAGCATCGGGAATAAACACCTCACTTTCCACTCACAGGGTTCATTTGGACCCCAATTTAGTGGGTGATTACAAGCTTCTCAATATAACCTGGTTTAAGTATCTTGCACCATCTCAAG CTCCTTCGGTTGCAAAACCACCACTTGAAGTACGACCACACAAGCCTTCATCTCCCGCAGCACCAGTGACTTCACGACAAGGGAAACATCCAAGTTTGATCCTGCTTGTTGGTATCGGTGCTGGCATTCTGATAATTGGTATTATAATACTTCTTATAGTCTGTTCATGCACATCTCAcaaaggaaagaagaaagaatCTCCCTTAAAAACTG AAACAGTGAAGGCTATCACTAGTAATGCAATTCCTACAGGAGGGCCAGTTCCCCACCCAACCAGCACACGTTTTCTTGCATATGAAGAGCTTAAAGAAGCAACAAATAACTTTGAAAGTAGCAGTATACTGGGAGAGGGTGGATTTGGAAAAGTTTTTAAGGGGACATTAAGTGATGGTACACAGGTAGCAATAAAGCGGCTTACTAGTGGAGGGCAGCAAGGGGGTAAAGAGTTTTTGGTAGAGGTTGAGATGCTTAGTAGGTTGCATCATCGTAACCTTGTTAAACTTGTTGGTTATTACAGCAATCGTGACTCTTCACAAAATCTGCTGTGCTATGAATTGGTTCCTAATGGAAGTTTGGAACAATGGCTCCATG GTCCTTTAGGACTTAACTGTCCTCTCGATTGGGATACCAGGATGAAGATTGCTCTTGATGCCGCACGTGGCCTTGCTTACCTGCATGAGGATTCACAACCTTGCGTCATCCATAGAGATTTTAAGGCCTCCAATATCCTGCTGGAGAATAATTTTCACGCTAAAGTTGCTGATTTTGGCCTTGCAAAACAGGCACCTGAAGGCAGAGTAAACTACCTGTCTACTCGTGTTATGGGTACATTTGG GTATGTAGCTCCCGAATATGCCATGACAGGCCATCTTCTGGTCAAAAGTGATGTCTATAGCTACGGGGTAGTTCTCCTTGAGTTGTTGACAGGAAAGAGGCCGGTGGATATGTCACAACCATCGGGACAAGAAAATCTTGTTACATGG TCGAGGCCAATGCTTAGGGACAAGGATCGCCTGAATGAGCTTGCTGATCCGAGGCTTGATGGAAAGTATCCAAAGGAAGATTTTGTAAGAGTTTGCACAATTGCTGCAGCTTGTGCTGCACCAGAGGCAAACCAACGACCCACAATGGGAGAAGTTGTACAGTCGCTTAAAATGGTACAGCGTGCTACGGAGTATCAAGATCCTGTATCAACATCAAACAACCGTCCTGCGATTCGGCAGTCATGTACCACCTTCGAGTCTGACGGGACATCTTCAATATTTTCTTCTGGACCTTATTCTGGCCTTAGTGCGTTTGATAATGAAACCATCTCTCGAACAGCCGTATTTTCTGAAGATCTTCATGAAGGAAGGTGA
- the LOC141689507 gene encoding putative serine/threonine-protein kinase PBL21 isoform X2 codes for MPRRLIKEKAVVPHGAGLSPPDIEEISPTQSGDGIIPAGLTQPPLSPYTSNCCGSDMVLKRGTRGCHCVYPIKLDMLLINVSSNPNWNLFLKNFAYQLGLRDSQINPINFYVVTLSNWNISLDITPYKGISFPANEASGINTSLSTHRVHLDPNLVGDYKLLNITWFKYLAPSQAPSVAKPPLEVRPHKPSSPAAPVTSRQGKHPSLILLVGIGAGILIIGIIILLIVCSCTSHKGKKKESPLKTETVKAITSNAIPTGGPVPHPTSTRFLAYEELKEATNNFESSSILGEGGFGKVFKGTLSDGTQVAIKRLTSGGQQGGKEFLVEVEMLSRLHHRNLVKLVGYYSNRDSSQNLLCYELVPNGSLEQWLHGPLGLNCPLDWDTRMKIALDAARGLAYLHEDSQPCVIHRDFKASNILLENNFHAKVADFGLAKQAPEGRVNYLSTRVMGTFGYVAPEYAMTGHLLVKSDVYSYGVVLLELLTGKRPVDMSQPSGQENLVTWSRPMLRDKDRLNELADPRLDGKYPKEDFVRVCTIAAACAAPEANQRPTMGEVVQSLKMVQRATEYQDPVSTSNNRPAIRQSCTTFESDGTSSIFSSGPYSGLSAFDNETISRTAVFSEDLHEGR; via the exons ATGCCAAGACGTTTAATAAAAGAGAAAGCAGTAGTGCCTCATGGTGCTGGACTGTCACCTCCTGACATAGAAGAGATATCCCCAACTCAATCTGGTGATGGTATTATACCTGCCGGTCTAACTCAGCCACCACTATCGCCATACACCTCCA ACTGTTGCGGTTCAGACATGGTGCTGAAACGAGGGACCCGAGGCTGCCATTGTGTATATCCTATAAAGCTTGATATGCTCCTTATAAATGTTTCCTCCAACCCTAATTGGAATCTTTTCCTAAAAAATTTTGCGTATCAACTTGGTTTGCGGGATTCTCAAATTAATCCAATCAACTTTTATGTCGTAACATTATCAAATTGGAATATATCGTTGGACATAACTCCGTATAAGGGGATCAGTTTTCCTGCCAATGAAGCATCGGGAATAAACACCTCACTTTCCACTCACAGGGTTCATTTGGACCCCAATTTAGTGGGTGATTACAAGCTTCTCAATATAACCTGGTTTAAGTATCTTGCACCATCTCAAG CTCCTTCGGTTGCAAAACCACCACTTGAAGTACGACCACACAAGCCTTCATCTCCCGCAGCACCAGTGACTTCACGACAAGGGAAACATCCAAGTTTGATCCTGCTTGTTGGTATCGGTGCTGGCATTCTGATAATTGGTATTATAATACTTCTTATAGTCTGTTCATGCACATCTCAcaaaggaaagaagaaagaatCTCCCTTAAAAACTG AAACAGTGAAGGCTATCACTAGTAATGCAATTCCTACAGGAGGGCCAGTTCCCCACCCAACCAGCACACGTTTTCTTGCATATGAAGAGCTTAAAGAAGCAACAAATAACTTTGAAAGTAGCAGTATACTGGGAGAGGGTGGATTTGGAAAAGTTTTTAAGGGGACATTAAGTGATGGTACACAGGTAGCAATAAAGCGGCTTACTAGTGGAGGGCAGCAAGGGGGTAAAGAGTTTTTGGTAGAGGTTGAGATGCTTAGTAGGTTGCATCATCGTAACCTTGTTAAACTTGTTGGTTATTACAGCAATCGTGACTCTTCACAAAATCTGCTGTGCTATGAATTGGTTCCTAATGGAAGTTTGGAACAATGGCTCCATG GTCCTTTAGGACTTAACTGTCCTCTCGATTGGGATACCAGGATGAAGATTGCTCTTGATGCCGCACGTGGCCTTGCTTACCTGCATGAGGATTCACAACCTTGCGTCATCCATAGAGATTTTAAGGCCTCCAATATCCTGCTGGAGAATAATTTTCACGCTAAAGTTGCTGATTTTGGCCTTGCAAAACAGGCACCTGAAGGCAGAGTAAACTACCTGTCTACTCGTGTTATGGGTACATTTGG GTATGTAGCTCCCGAATATGCCATGACAGGCCATCTTCTGGTCAAAAGTGATGTCTATAGCTACGGGGTAGTTCTCCTTGAGTTGTTGACAGGAAAGAGGCCGGTGGATATGTCACAACCATCGGGACAAGAAAATCTTGTTACATGG TCGAGGCCAATGCTTAGGGACAAGGATCGCCTGAATGAGCTTGCTGATCCGAGGCTTGATGGAAAGTATCCAAAGGAAGATTTTGTAAGAGTTTGCACAATTGCTGCAGCTTGTGCTGCACCAGAGGCAAACCAACGACCCACAATGGGAGAAGTTGTACAGTCGCTTAAAATGGTACAGCGTGCTACGGAGTATCAAGATCCTGTATCAACATCAAACAACCGTCCTGCGATTCGGCAGTCATGTACCACCTTCGAGTCTGACGGGACATCTTCAATATTTTCTTCTGGACCTTATTCTGGCCTTAGTGCGTTTGATAATGAAACCATCTCTCGAACAGCCGTATTTTCTGAAGATCTTCATGAAGGAAGGTGA